One Oncorhynchus kisutch isolate 150728-3 linkage group LG13, Okis_V2, whole genome shotgun sequence DNA window includes the following coding sequences:
- the sin3b gene encoding paired amphipathic helix protein Sin3b isoform X2, which produces MAKIQAHSNPKQINQIQDKAYVVQKQVQQQHFQKLKVEDALSYLDQVKIRFGNDPGIYNKFLDIMKEFKSQSIDTPGVINRVSQLFHGHPDLVLGFNAFLPPGYRIEIPKNGVVFLQSPFSTQVSPGQGKSIASPAVSATGSSVAEAGSAQSEAVASPESISSSSGPPEPPSRLSLPLPSRESQSQPQSSSVSPPASEPSPVEFDSAISYVNKIKNRFLDHPEIYRSFLEILHTYQKEQLEVKESRGRSSSGMTEDEVFSKVASLFKGQEDLLAEFGQFLPDAKRSLFTGSSLTGKDQLKRAEDEDMSKHSKKRSRPMLLPHMTPLLKKKMKFSCSQDQSFASVGKHGVLREFTFFDKVRRFFKSQEVYENFLRCIALFNQEVVSGAELLQLVTPFLGKFPELYTQFKSFLGDKELSHSMSGLSDRYMEGGGGREVDYASCKRLGSSYRALPKTYQQPKCSGRTAICKEVLNDTWVSFPSWSEDSTFASSKKTPYEEQLHRCEDERFELDVVLETNLATIRVLESVQKKLSRLSPEDQDRFRLDDCLGGTSEVIQRRAVYRIYGDKAPEIIEGLKRSPATAVPVVLKRLKAKEEEWREAQQGFNKIWREQYEKAYLKSLDHQGVNFKQNDMKALRSKSLLNEIESVYDERQEQSTEEGGVGQQGRDGSSAAVVSEPHMVFTYEDKQILEDAASLIIYHVKRQPTIHKDDKDHIKRIIQHFVPDLFFSRRGELSETEEWTDEEAEVEEGGDRGGGGSSSITGAVAAPVGQPQQQQQLNGESRRRRCTSPQTAELGGASSHSLAPEGGEKVDLRDPEAEHQKELDGVYNLFFVNNNWYFFLRLHQTLCQRLLRVYRQAERQLLEHRAEQNRERLLMAEGRRDKASDLAMELRLKQPSEVELEEYYPAFLDMVRSLLDGNLESMQYEDTLREMFTIHAYIGFTIDKLIQNTIRQLQHLVSDEVCLQVAELYLAERKRGAAGGNLSSQCVRAAWETSYQWKSERVMAEENCFKVLFIQNKGQVTLTIELLDTEEAQADDPLDVQCLSSYMEQFVGTESTLCSQTGGYFFKPVFLPRNLRHFRRWQVRQVEAMRCRREWHRQLGVESAGSLDCRFKLNTHKMVFVMNSEDYMYRRGALVKARKSQHRVAVKQHERFDKWHQGWLAEHVPPAADRSVHDWLMGEEEEDMIPCKTTCLNTQVKGLPVNRYQVHYSRKPPSP; this is translated from the exons ATGGCGAAAATTCAGGCACACAGCAACCCGAAACAAATAAACCAAATTCAAGACAAGGCCTATGTTGTACAAAAACAAGTGCAACAACAGCACTTTCAGAAACTGAAG GTTGAAGATGCCCTATCATACCTGGACCAAGTGAAAATACGATTTGGGAATGACCCTGGAATATACAACAAATTTCTTGACATAATGAAAGAATTTAAATCACAAAG CATTGACACACCAGGTGTTATAAACCGTGTGTCTCAGCTCTTCCACGGACACCCGGACCTTGTCTTAGGATTCAATGCGTTCCTGCCCCCAGGCTATCGGATAGAGATTCCCAAGAATGGAGTGGTTTTCCTTCAGTCACCTTTCTCTACCCAG GTCTCCCCAGGCCAGGGGAAGAGTATTGCAAGCCCTGCTGTGAGTGCCACTGGCTCATCTGTTGCTGAAGCTGGGTCTGCCCAAAGTGAAGCTGTGGCATCGCCTGAAAGCATCTCCTCGTCCTCTGGACCCCCAGAGCCCCCCAGTAGACTGTCCTTGCCACTCCCCAGCAGAGAGAGCCAGTCCCAGCCACAGTCCTCCTCGGTGTCCCCCCCTGCCTCGGAGCCCAGCCCAGTAGAATTTGACAGTGCTATCAGCTATGTCAACAAGATCAAAAACCGCTTCTTAGACCATCCAGAGATCTACAGATCCTTCCTTGAGATACTACACACTTACCAG AAGGAGCAGCTTGAAGTCAAGGAGAGCCGGGGTCGTAGTAGTAGTGGGATGACAGAGGATGAAGTTTTCTCAAAAGTTGCCAGCCTCTTCAAAGGTCAAGAGGACTTACTGGCTGAGTTTGGACAGTTCTTACCAGATGCTAAAAGATCATTG TTCACTGGCAGCTCCCTGACAGGGAAAGACCAACTGAAGAGGGCAGAGGATGAGGATATGAGCAAACATAGCAAGAAGAGATCAAGGCCCATGCTGCTGCCGCACATGACGCCACTGCTCAAG AAAAAGATGAAGTTTTCGTGCTCCCAAGACCAGTCCTTTGCCTCAGTTGGGAAGCATGGAGTCTTGCGGGAGTTCACCTTTTTTGACAAG GTTCGACGTTTCTTCAAGAGCCAGGAGGTGTATGAAAACTTCCTCCGCTGCATTGCTTTGTTTAACCAGGAAGTGGTTTCGGGAGCAGAGCTGCTGCAGCTTGTCACCCCCTTTTTGGG GAAGTTTCCAGAGTTATATACCCAGTTCAAGTCATTTCTGGGGGACAAGGAGCTCTCTCATTCAATGTCGGGTCTGTCAGACCGCTACATGGAAGGGGGTGGGGGCAGGGAGGTCGACTATGCATCTTGCAAGCGCCTGGGATCCAGCTACAGAGCACTACCCAAGACTTACCAGCAGCCCAAGTGCAGCGGCCGCACTGCCATCTGCAAAGAG GTGTTGAATGACACCTGGGTTTCCTTCCCCTCGTGGTCAGAGGACTCTACGTTTGCAAGCTCTAAGAAAACCCCATATGAGGAGCAGCTTCATCGCTGTGAGGATGAGAGGTTTGAA TTGGATGTGGTCCTGGAGACAAACCTGGCCACCATCCGGGTCCTGGAGAGTGTTCAGAAGAAGCTGTCCCGTCTGTCGCCCGAGGACCAGGACCGCTTCCGCCTGGACGACTGTCTGGGTGGCACCTCTGAGGTCATCCAGCGCCGAGCTGTCTACCGTATCTATGGCGACAAGGCCCCTGAGATTATAGAGGGTCTGAAGAGGAGCCCTGCTACTGCTGTGCCTGTGGTGCTCAAGAG ATTGAAAGcgaaggaggaggagtggagagaagccCAGCAGGGCTTCAACAAGATCTGGAGGGAGCAGTATGAGAAGGCCTACCTCAAGTCCCTGGACCACCAGGGGGTCAACTTCAAGCAAAATGACATGAAGGCCCTCCGATCCAAGAGCCTGCTCAATGAGATTGAAAGTGTTTATGATGAG CGTCAGGAGCAGAGCACAGAAGAGGGGGGCGTGGGCCAGCAGGGGCGTGATGGGAGCAGTGCGGCAGTGGTCAGCGAGCCACACATGGTGTTCACCTATGAGGACAAGCAGATCCTGGAGGACGccgcctctctcatcatctaCCACGTCAAACGCCAGCCCACCATCCACAAGGATGACAAGGACCATATCAAGCGCATCATCCAgcactttgtccctgacctattCTTCTCCCGCCGCGGCGAGCTCAGTGAGACGGAGGAGTGGACGGACGAGGAGGccgaggtggaggagggaggagaccgGGGAGGTGGTGGTAGCAGCAGCATAACCGGAGCAGTAGCAGCACCAGTTGGCCAGCCGCAGCAACAACAGCAACTGAACGGGGAGTCGAGGCGGCGGCGCTGCACCTCTCCTCAGACAGCGGAGCTGGGTGGAGCCTCCTCTCACAGCCTGGCCCCAGAAGGAGGGGAGAAGGTGGACCTGAGAGACCCTGAGGCAGAGCACCAGAAGGAGCTGGACGGAGTCTACAACCTGTTCTTCGTCAACAACAACTGGTACTTCTTCCTGCGGCTGCACCAGACCCTGTGCCAGCGGCTGCTGAGGGTGTACCGGCAGGCAGAACGGCAGCTGCTGGAGCACCGGGCTGAGCAGAACCGTGAGAGGCTGCTGATGGCAGAGGGTCGCAGGGATAAGGCCAGCGACCTGGCCATGGAGCTCCGCCTCAAACAGCCAA GTGAGGTGGAACTGGAGGAGTACTACCCAGCGTTTTTGGACATGGTGCGCAGTCTCCTGGATGGGAACCTGGAGTCTATGCAGTATGAGGACACACTGCGGGAAATGTTCACCATACACGCCTACATCGGCTTCACCATCGACAAGCTCATCCAGAATACCATTAGACAG cTGCAGCACCTGGTGAGTGACGAGGTGTGCCTGCAGGTGGCTGAGCTGTACCTGGCTGAGAGGAAGAGGGGTGCAGCGGGGGGGAACCTGTCGTCCCAGTGTGTGAGAGCGGCCTGGGAGACCAGCTACCAGTGGAAGTCTGAGAGGGTCATGGCTGAGGAGAACTGCTTCAAG GTGTTGTTCATTCAGAACAAAGGCCAGGTCACCTTGACCATTGAGCTGCTGGACACAGAGGAGGCCCAGGCTGATGATCCCCTGGATGTGCAG TGCCTGTCCAGCTATATGGAACAGTTTGTAGGGACAGAGTCGACGCTTTGCTCGCAGACTGGAGGCTACTTTTTCAAACCTGTATTTTTGCCCAG GAACCTGAGGCACTTCAGACGCTGGCAGGTGCGCCAGGTGGAGGCGATGCGCTGCAGACGGGAGTGGCACAGGCAGCTGGGTGTGGAGAGTGCTGGCAGTCTGGACTGCCGCTTTAAACTCAACACCCACAAGATGGTGTTCGTCATGAACTCTGAGGACTACATGTACCGCCGGGGAGCGCTGGTCAAAGCCAGGAAG tcccaGCACAGGGTGGCTGTGAAACAGCACGAGCGCTTTGACAAGTGGCACCAGGGCTGGCTGGCAGAGCACGTGCCTCCAGCGGCCGATCGCTCGGTCCACGACTGGCTGATgggtgaggaggaagaggacatgaTCCCCTGCAAGACCACCTGCCTCAACACACAGGTCAAAGGCCTGCCTGTCAACAGATACCAGGTGCATTACAGTAGGAAACCCCCCTCTCCCTAG
- the LOC109902636 gene encoding HAUS augmin-like complex subunit 5, producing MMGDRTLLRELKRWAIEEFNLPTKSLPNDNYFKTLCVGPGASIWRYVTQHIFNQRNVRVMRGNLRWYKVLHDKELKQVVGQSDAAKRFELQEQIDELRVELNHLDSQINGTEAQLVTEEESINRSWEMVEENQCRELLLQAFKQRCMKERHSLSEDILKISGHSQVLEQLSRRAEVKVVFGNETSNSSGDHLNPSGAEPKVLRNVRELCDERLQFFQSLQESELNMTSSTATHLTREQRTAVFEHWLSAVEDLLQCYPPNQVLSALQYLALGQEMTLEEMLASLGMARDVAALRFRYESNHLLEISKEEEELPTVKSLLQSAWEEVEQSLMELAQTRSRIQQLQTQLHTRKKEAHLELIGGESQTDALSLSVFKLEMQCVIQAAVRNGLWDQCVQMEQHASDRQEDLRNLRSQWQNIMDFRQLGDVRQEQISGLIKGNSTAKTELTRVHKEIGQFVQGKLVPQFAKVLSAANRLRNSVSQEARQFGNVSLLTLDRRIIEGEQRIPASWLSIHRLHSLPFHNLCQSLAFPMYRAPEELYTQALSQHLELRFLRRLLQLHSSSLTNVEKQGALLPAPDQQALLLRVLEEDKELLKSLLPKVWELTQRCSQGLSYGYQVKIAISHWWDQPAQFVLPGIRKGGLTFQQWLQRWKFAAKAS from the exons AT GATGGGAGACAGGACCCTGCTGCGGGAGCTAAAGCGGTGGGCGATTGAAGAATTTAATCTACCAACCAAAAGTCTCCCAAACGACAACTACTTTAAAAC GTTATGTGTTGGCCCGGGTGCCTCTATATGGAGATATGTCACACAACATATTTTCAATCAGAG GAATGTAAGGGTTATGCGTGGAAATCTCCGATG GTACAAAGTTCTGCACGATAAGGAG TTGAAACAAGTAGTGGGGCAGAGTGATGCTGCTAAGCGGTTTGAGCTTCAGGAGCAGATAGATGAGCTGAGAGTAGAACTAAACCACCTGGACTCTCAAATCAATGGGACTGAAGCACAGCTGGTTACTGAGG AGGAGTCCATTAACCGGAGCtgggagatggtggaggagaaCCAATGCAGGGAGTTGCTTTTACAGGCTTTTAAGCAGCGCTGCATGAAGGAGCGCCACTCTCTTTCAGAGGATATCCTCAAGATCAGTGGGCACTCCCAGGTTCTGGAGCAGCTGTCTAG GAGGGCAGAGGTGAAGGTGGTGTTTGGAAATGAAACCTCCAATAGCAGTGGGGACCATCTCAACCCATCAGGAGCAGAGCCAAAGGTTCTG CGTAACGTCCGAGAGTTGTGTGATGAAAGACTCCAGTTCTTCCAGTCTTTGCAAGAGAGTGAACTGAACATGACATCTTCCACTGCCACACA ctTGACACGTGAACAGAGAACTGCAGTATTTGAGCATTGGTTAAGTGCTGTGGAG GACTTGTTGCAATGCTATCCTCCGAACCAAGTGCTGTCAGCCTTGCAGTACCTGGCCTTGGGACAGGAAATGACATTGGAGGAGATGCTTGCCTCTTTGGGTATGGCTCGTGATGTTGCTGCATTACg GTTTCGCTACGAGAGTAATCACCTGCTGGAAATCTCAAAAGAAGAGGAAGAGCTACCAACCGTTAAGAGTCTTTTACAG TCAGCTTGGGAGGAGGTGGAACAAAGTCTGATGGAACTGGCTCAGACACGGTCACGAATTCAACAGCTCCAGACCCAGCTTCATACCCGAAAGAAAGAGGCACATTTAGAGCTGATTGGCGGGGAATCTCAAACCGACGCCCTGTCACT GTCAGTGTTTAAGCTGGAGATGCAGTGTGTGATTCAGGCAGCAGTGAGAAATGGTTTGTGGGACCAGTGTGTTCAAATGGAGCAGCATGCCAGTGACCGACAGGAGGACCTCCGCAACCTACGGAGCCAATGGCAAAACATCATGGACTTCAGACAGCTTGGG GATGTCAGGCAGGAACAGATAAGCGGTCTGATCAAGGGGAACTCAACAGCTAAGACTGAACTGACTCGTGTGCACAAGGAG ATTGGACAGTTTGTTCAGGGAAAGCTGGTTCCCCAATTTGCTAAAGTTCTTTCAGCAGCCAATAGGCTTCGCAACTCTGTGTCCCAAGAGGCCAGACAGTTTGGGAACGTGTCACTGTTGACACTTGACCGCAGGATCATTGAAGG CGAGCAGAGAATTCCAGCATCGTGGTTGTCTATCCATCGCTTGCATTCCTTGCCCTTCCACAATCTGTGTCAAAGCCTGGCTTTCCCAATGTATCGA GCCCCTGAGGAACTGTACACCCAAGCTCTATCCCAGCATCTGGAGCTTCGATTTCTGCGTCGTTTGCTGCAATTGCACTCCTCCTCTTTAACAAATGTAGAGAAGCAGGGAGCGCTGCTTCCTGCACCTGACCAACAAG CCCTCCTGCTACGTGTCCTGGAGGAAGACAAGGAGCTGCTTAAGTCTTTATTGCCCAAGGTTTGGGAGCTTACCCAGCGCTGCTCACAGGGCCTTTCTTATGGGTATCAGGTCAAGATTGCCATTTCCCATTG GTGGGATCAGCCTGCTCAGTTTGTTCTGCCTGGCATACGCAAGGGGGGACTGACTTTTCAGCAGTGGCTACAGAGGTGGAAATTTGCAGCTAAGGCTTCTTGA
- the sin3b gene encoding paired amphipathic helix protein Sin3b isoform X1, whose product MAKIQAHSNPKQINQIQDKAYVVQKQVQQQHFQKLKVEDALSYLDQVKIRFGNDPGIYNKFLDIMKEFKSQSIDTPGVINRVSQLFHGHPDLVLGFNAFLPPGYRIEIPKNGVVFLQSPFSTQVSPGQGKSIASPAVSATGSSVAEAGSAQSEAVASPESISSSSGPPEPPSRLSLPLPSRESQSQPQSSSVSPPASEPSPVEFDSAISYVNKIKNRFLDHPEIYRSFLEILHTYQVHCVINMKEQLEVKESRGRSSSGMTEDEVFSKVASLFKGQEDLLAEFGQFLPDAKRSLFTGSSLTGKDQLKRAEDEDMSKHSKKRSRPMLLPHMTPLLKKKMKFSCSQDQSFASVGKHGVLREFTFFDKVRRFFKSQEVYENFLRCIALFNQEVVSGAELLQLVTPFLGKFPELYTQFKSFLGDKELSHSMSGLSDRYMEGGGGREVDYASCKRLGSSYRALPKTYQQPKCSGRTAICKEVLNDTWVSFPSWSEDSTFASSKKTPYEEQLHRCEDERFELDVVLETNLATIRVLESVQKKLSRLSPEDQDRFRLDDCLGGTSEVIQRRAVYRIYGDKAPEIIEGLKRSPATAVPVVLKRLKAKEEEWREAQQGFNKIWREQYEKAYLKSLDHQGVNFKQNDMKALRSKSLLNEIESVYDERQEQSTEEGGVGQQGRDGSSAAVVSEPHMVFTYEDKQILEDAASLIIYHVKRQPTIHKDDKDHIKRIIQHFVPDLFFSRRGELSETEEWTDEEAEVEEGGDRGGGGSSSITGAVAAPVGQPQQQQQLNGESRRRRCTSPQTAELGGASSHSLAPEGGEKVDLRDPEAEHQKELDGVYNLFFVNNNWYFFLRLHQTLCQRLLRVYRQAERQLLEHRAEQNRERLLMAEGRRDKASDLAMELRLKQPSEVELEEYYPAFLDMVRSLLDGNLESMQYEDTLREMFTIHAYIGFTIDKLIQNTIRQLQHLVSDEVCLQVAELYLAERKRGAAGGNLSSQCVRAAWETSYQWKSERVMAEENCFKVLFIQNKGQVTLTIELLDTEEAQADDPLDVQCLSSYMEQFVGTESTLCSQTGGYFFKPVFLPRNLRHFRRWQVRQVEAMRCRREWHRQLGVESAGSLDCRFKLNTHKMVFVMNSEDYMYRRGALVKARKSQHRVAVKQHERFDKWHQGWLAEHVPPAADRSVHDWLMGEEEEDMIPCKTTCLNTQVKGLPVNRYQVHYSRKPPSP is encoded by the exons ATGGCGAAAATTCAGGCACACAGCAACCCGAAACAAATAAACCAAATTCAAGACAAGGCCTATGTTGTACAAAAACAAGTGCAACAACAGCACTTTCAGAAACTGAAG GTTGAAGATGCCCTATCATACCTGGACCAAGTGAAAATACGATTTGGGAATGACCCTGGAATATACAACAAATTTCTTGACATAATGAAAGAATTTAAATCACAAAG CATTGACACACCAGGTGTTATAAACCGTGTGTCTCAGCTCTTCCACGGACACCCGGACCTTGTCTTAGGATTCAATGCGTTCCTGCCCCCAGGCTATCGGATAGAGATTCCCAAGAATGGAGTGGTTTTCCTTCAGTCACCTTTCTCTACCCAG GTCTCCCCAGGCCAGGGGAAGAGTATTGCAAGCCCTGCTGTGAGTGCCACTGGCTCATCTGTTGCTGAAGCTGGGTCTGCCCAAAGTGAAGCTGTGGCATCGCCTGAAAGCATCTCCTCGTCCTCTGGACCCCCAGAGCCCCCCAGTAGACTGTCCTTGCCACTCCCCAGCAGAGAGAGCCAGTCCCAGCCACAGTCCTCCTCGGTGTCCCCCCCTGCCTCGGAGCCCAGCCCAGTAGAATTTGACAGTGCTATCAGCTATGTCAACAAGATCAAAAACCGCTTCTTAGACCATCCAGAGATCTACAGATCCTTCCTTGAGATACTACACACTTACCAGGTACACTGTGTCATCAATATG AAGGAGCAGCTTGAAGTCAAGGAGAGCCGGGGTCGTAGTAGTAGTGGGATGACAGAGGATGAAGTTTTCTCAAAAGTTGCCAGCCTCTTCAAAGGTCAAGAGGACTTACTGGCTGAGTTTGGACAGTTCTTACCAGATGCTAAAAGATCATTG TTCACTGGCAGCTCCCTGACAGGGAAAGACCAACTGAAGAGGGCAGAGGATGAGGATATGAGCAAACATAGCAAGAAGAGATCAAGGCCCATGCTGCTGCCGCACATGACGCCACTGCTCAAG AAAAAGATGAAGTTTTCGTGCTCCCAAGACCAGTCCTTTGCCTCAGTTGGGAAGCATGGAGTCTTGCGGGAGTTCACCTTTTTTGACAAG GTTCGACGTTTCTTCAAGAGCCAGGAGGTGTATGAAAACTTCCTCCGCTGCATTGCTTTGTTTAACCAGGAAGTGGTTTCGGGAGCAGAGCTGCTGCAGCTTGTCACCCCCTTTTTGGG GAAGTTTCCAGAGTTATATACCCAGTTCAAGTCATTTCTGGGGGACAAGGAGCTCTCTCATTCAATGTCGGGTCTGTCAGACCGCTACATGGAAGGGGGTGGGGGCAGGGAGGTCGACTATGCATCTTGCAAGCGCCTGGGATCCAGCTACAGAGCACTACCCAAGACTTACCAGCAGCCCAAGTGCAGCGGCCGCACTGCCATCTGCAAAGAG GTGTTGAATGACACCTGGGTTTCCTTCCCCTCGTGGTCAGAGGACTCTACGTTTGCAAGCTCTAAGAAAACCCCATATGAGGAGCAGCTTCATCGCTGTGAGGATGAGAGGTTTGAA TTGGATGTGGTCCTGGAGACAAACCTGGCCACCATCCGGGTCCTGGAGAGTGTTCAGAAGAAGCTGTCCCGTCTGTCGCCCGAGGACCAGGACCGCTTCCGCCTGGACGACTGTCTGGGTGGCACCTCTGAGGTCATCCAGCGCCGAGCTGTCTACCGTATCTATGGCGACAAGGCCCCTGAGATTATAGAGGGTCTGAAGAGGAGCCCTGCTACTGCTGTGCCTGTGGTGCTCAAGAG ATTGAAAGcgaaggaggaggagtggagagaagccCAGCAGGGCTTCAACAAGATCTGGAGGGAGCAGTATGAGAAGGCCTACCTCAAGTCCCTGGACCACCAGGGGGTCAACTTCAAGCAAAATGACATGAAGGCCCTCCGATCCAAGAGCCTGCTCAATGAGATTGAAAGTGTTTATGATGAG CGTCAGGAGCAGAGCACAGAAGAGGGGGGCGTGGGCCAGCAGGGGCGTGATGGGAGCAGTGCGGCAGTGGTCAGCGAGCCACACATGGTGTTCACCTATGAGGACAAGCAGATCCTGGAGGACGccgcctctctcatcatctaCCACGTCAAACGCCAGCCCACCATCCACAAGGATGACAAGGACCATATCAAGCGCATCATCCAgcactttgtccctgacctattCTTCTCCCGCCGCGGCGAGCTCAGTGAGACGGAGGAGTGGACGGACGAGGAGGccgaggtggaggagggaggagaccgGGGAGGTGGTGGTAGCAGCAGCATAACCGGAGCAGTAGCAGCACCAGTTGGCCAGCCGCAGCAACAACAGCAACTGAACGGGGAGTCGAGGCGGCGGCGCTGCACCTCTCCTCAGACAGCGGAGCTGGGTGGAGCCTCCTCTCACAGCCTGGCCCCAGAAGGAGGGGAGAAGGTGGACCTGAGAGACCCTGAGGCAGAGCACCAGAAGGAGCTGGACGGAGTCTACAACCTGTTCTTCGTCAACAACAACTGGTACTTCTTCCTGCGGCTGCACCAGACCCTGTGCCAGCGGCTGCTGAGGGTGTACCGGCAGGCAGAACGGCAGCTGCTGGAGCACCGGGCTGAGCAGAACCGTGAGAGGCTGCTGATGGCAGAGGGTCGCAGGGATAAGGCCAGCGACCTGGCCATGGAGCTCCGCCTCAAACAGCCAA GTGAGGTGGAACTGGAGGAGTACTACCCAGCGTTTTTGGACATGGTGCGCAGTCTCCTGGATGGGAACCTGGAGTCTATGCAGTATGAGGACACACTGCGGGAAATGTTCACCATACACGCCTACATCGGCTTCACCATCGACAAGCTCATCCAGAATACCATTAGACAG cTGCAGCACCTGGTGAGTGACGAGGTGTGCCTGCAGGTGGCTGAGCTGTACCTGGCTGAGAGGAAGAGGGGTGCAGCGGGGGGGAACCTGTCGTCCCAGTGTGTGAGAGCGGCCTGGGAGACCAGCTACCAGTGGAAGTCTGAGAGGGTCATGGCTGAGGAGAACTGCTTCAAG GTGTTGTTCATTCAGAACAAAGGCCAGGTCACCTTGACCATTGAGCTGCTGGACACAGAGGAGGCCCAGGCTGATGATCCCCTGGATGTGCAG TGCCTGTCCAGCTATATGGAACAGTTTGTAGGGACAGAGTCGACGCTTTGCTCGCAGACTGGAGGCTACTTTTTCAAACCTGTATTTTTGCCCAG GAACCTGAGGCACTTCAGACGCTGGCAGGTGCGCCAGGTGGAGGCGATGCGCTGCAGACGGGAGTGGCACAGGCAGCTGGGTGTGGAGAGTGCTGGCAGTCTGGACTGCCGCTTTAAACTCAACACCCACAAGATGGTGTTCGTCATGAACTCTGAGGACTACATGTACCGCCGGGGAGCGCTGGTCAAAGCCAGGAAG tcccaGCACAGGGTGGCTGTGAAACAGCACGAGCGCTTTGACAAGTGGCACCAGGGCTGGCTGGCAGAGCACGTGCCTCCAGCGGCCGATCGCTCGGTCCACGACTGGCTGATgggtgaggaggaagaggacatgaTCCCCTGCAAGACCACCTGCCTCAACACACAGGTCAAAGGCCTGCCTGTCAACAGATACCAGGTGCATTACAGTAGGAAACCCCCCTCTCCCTAG